AATGGCGGCGAAGGCGGCGGCGGGGTGCTGGGCTATGCCTATGCCGGGCGCTGGCGCGATCGGCCGGCGTATCGCTATGTCGTCGAAACCTCGATCTACATGGCGGGCGAGGCGCAGCAGCGCGGCACCGGGCGGCTGTTGTACGAGGCGCTGATCGACACATTGCGCGCGCAGGGCTTCACCCAGGCGATCGGCGTGCTGGCGCTGCCCAACGACGCATCGATCACGCTGCACGAGCAGATGGGGTTCCGCCGCGCGGGGGTGTACCGCGAAGTCGGATACAAGTTCGGGCGCTGGATCGACGTCGGCTATTGGCAGTGCCAGCTCAACGACAGCGCGATGCCACCGGTCGAGCCGCGCGCGTTCAAGGATGTGGGCGTCGTGCGCGCCTGACGTTCCCGCTCGCCACTGGGGAGACGGCTTTTCAGCGTTTGCCGCGATACGAGGGCAGCGCCAGGCGGAAATAGATTGCGGCTGCCCGGAGCGCGAAGCCCGCGGTAACCGCAACCCCCGATGCGACGATACTGGGGGCACCGAGCGCGACGATCCCGACATACAGCCCCGCGGCCAGCGCGGCGGCGGTGACATACAACTCGGGTCGCATCAGGATCGACGGTTCGCCCGCCAGCACGTCGCGGATGATGCCGCCTACGCACGCAGTGATCACCCCCATCAGGATCGCCGGGACCGGCGGCACGCCAAGCCGGAACGCCTTGGCCGCGCCGAACACCGCATAGGCGGCGAGTCCCACCGCATCGAGCCAGTCGAGCGTGTTGCCGCGCCACCAGCGCTCGGGCGTCATCCACACCAGCAACGCCGCGCCGAGGCAGATCGTCGCGAGCAGCGGATCATGCACCCAGAATACCGGCGCGCCGATCAACAGATCGCGCACCGTTCCGCCGCCGACCCCGGTGATGAGCGCGAAGAACGCCGCGGTTACGAAGGTCTGCTGCGCACGCGCCGCGGCGATCGCGCCCGATGCCGCGAAAGTGGCGATCGCGAACCAGTCGAGCAGCGGGAGGAGCGGAGCAATGGGAAGGGCGGGGGGCATGGGGCGGGCGTAGCGGGTCGCGTGAGTAGGGGCTAGAGGCGTGGCGCGTGCTTGCTCTCGCTGCGCGAATCGCGGAGGATCGGTCGTACGATACGCTGGAGCAAGCGATGCCCAAACTCACCCTCGATGCCTTTCCGCTCACCAGCGCGACTGGCTACCCGCCCGAATATGCCGGCCCGGTGCGTGACCGGTGGTATCGGCGGCTAGGCCCTGCCAGCGGACTATCGCAATTCGGGGTCAGCCATGTGACCCTGAAGCCCGGCGCGTGCTCGTCACAGCGGCATTGGCACGAGGGCGAGGACGAATTTCTGGTGATCCTGAGCGGCGAAGCGATCCTGATTGACGATGCCGGCGAGCAGGTGATGCGCCCGGGCGATTGCGCTTCGTTCCCGGCGGGGGAGGCGAACGGCCATATGCTGCAGAACCGCGCGCCATTCGATTGCGTGTTCGTTGCGGTTGGCGGGCCGGGCGACACCGATTGCCATTATCCCGACATCGATATGCATCTGGCGGCCGGGCAGGGGTTTCGGCACAAAGACGGATCATCATTTTAGGTGCGTCCTCCAAATCGGTGCTTGAAACATCGGCAGGGCGTTCCGGAGGTGAGCGATGCAGGCAGGTGTGACGGGACTGAACCACATCACGCTCGCGGTCTCCGACCTCGCGCGGTCGGTGGCATTTTATCGTGACGTTCTGGGCTTTTCGGTGCGGGCGATATGGGCTGATGGTGCCTATCTGGAAGCAGGGCGGCTGTGGCTTTGCCTGTCTCACGACCCGCAGACGCGGACATCGCCGCACCCGGATTACACCCACATTGCCTTCAGCGTGGCCGACGGGGATTACGCAGCGCTGCATGAGCGCCTTATCTCACAATGCCCGATCTGGAAGGTCGATCGGAGCGAAGGCGCCTCAACCTATTTTCTGGATCCCGACGGGCATAAGCTCGAGGTGCATGTAGGAACGCTCGAAACAAGGCTGTCTTGCTATCGCAAGCATGCGGATGAGCGCGTACAGTTCTTTGACGTCAACGCGCCCTTCTGACGCAGTAAAGCCAAACCCCTGCGTTGCGGACGTTTCCGCCGAGCGTACGAACGACCGCCTTCGAGTTTCAGGCAGTAGGGCCGGCGACGCCAACAGCGCCGCCGGCCCTGCGATCAGATGTGGATCGGCTTGCCCTGTACCGCCATCGCGGCTTCCTTGAGCGCTTCGGCATGCGTGGGATGCGCGTGGCAGGTGAGCGCGATGTCTTCGGAGGTGGCGCCGAATTCCATCGCCTGCGCCGCCTGCGCGATCATCGTGCCCGCGAGCGAGGAGATGATGTGGACGCCGAGCACGCGATCGGTCTTGGCATCGGCGATCACCTTCACGAAACCGTCGGTGTCGCGGTTGGTCTTGGCGCGGCTGTTGGCGGCGAAGGGGAATTTGCCGACCTTGATCTCGCCATGCTTGCGCGCGCCTTCCTCGGTCAGGCCGACGCCGGCAATCTCGGGCATGGTGTAGACCACGCTGGGGATGACGTCGTGGTTGATGATGCCGGTGTTGCCCGCGATGTTCTCGGCCACCGCGACCCCTTCGTCTTCGGCCTTGTGCGCGAGCATCAGCCCGGGAACGCAATCACCGATCGCCCAGACGCCGTCGACCTTGGTCGAGAAGTCGTGGTTGATTTCGATCTGGCCGCGCTGGTTCACCTCGAGCCCGATCTTGTCGAGCCCGAGCTTGTCGGTATTGGGGCGGCGGCCGATCGAGACCAGCACCGCGTCGGCCTGGATCGTGGTCGCTTCGCCGCCGGCGGCGGGTTCGGTGGTGACGGTCGCCTTGCCACCCTCGACGCTAACGCCGGTAACCTTGGTCGAGGTCTTCATCTCGAAGCCCTGTTTCTTGAAGATCTTGGCCGATTCCTTGCGGACCTCCTCGTCGAAGCCGGGGAGGATCTGGTCGACATATTCGACCACGGTGACCTTGGCACCCAGGCGCAGCCAGACGCTGCCGAGCTCGAGGCCGATCACGCCGCCGCCGATCACCACCAGATGCTCGGGCACCTTGGGAAGCGCGAGCGCGCCGGTCGAATCGACGACGATGCCGGCGTCGTTGTCGATCTCGACGCCGGGGAGCGGGGTGACCGACGAGCCGGTGGCGATAACGATGTCGCGCGCGGTGATCGTGCGATCGCCGACCTTCACAGTCGAGCTATCCTCGAAGCTCGCATAGCCCTTGATCCACTCGACCTTGTTCTTCTTGAACAGGAAGGCGATGCCGCCGGTCAGCTCGCCGACCGCCTTGGCCTTTTCGGCGTGCATCTGGTCGAGGTTGAGCTTCACCCCCTCGATCTCGACGCCGAACTTGGCGAGCGCGCCATGGCTGGCTTCGGCGAACAGTTCGGACGCGTGGAGCATTGCCTTCGAAGGAATGCAGCCGACGTTGAGACAGGTGCCGCCGAGCGTCACGCGTCCCTCGACGCATGCGGTGCGCAAGCCCAGCTGCGCGGCGCGGATCGCCGCGACGTAGCCGCCGGGGCCCGAGCCGATCACCAGAACGTCGAAGTCGTATTCAGCCATTGCCAAGCCTTTTTGTCGTGCTCCGGCGCAGGCCGGAGCGTTGGCGTTATGCGATGTCGTCGAAAAGGTCGCGCCAGTCGGCATTCTTCTCTTCGATCAACCGCAGCTTCCACGCGCGTTTCCACTTTTTCATGCGATATTCGTGGGCACGCGCGTTCTGGAGGTCATCGTGATATTCGTACCAGACCAGCAGTATGCAATCCTTGTCGTCCGAATGTCCGACAATAAGTCGATTACGATGCTGGAACGCGCGCTGGACCAGATTGCTGGCGACCCCCAGACTAGGTCTGCCCGCGCCGATGATTGGCCATGAGGTACACATAGCCAGGCTTCATGCGCGATTACCCAACGCTCCGGCCTTCGCCGGAGCACTGCGAGCGATCGCGCCACTCAACCATTATCGCCTCACAGGTCGATCAGGATGCGCGTCGGGTCTTCGATCGCGTTCTTGAGCGCGACGAGGAAGGTCACCGCTTCGCGGCCGTCGATCAGGCGGTGATCGTAGCTGAGCGCAAGATACATCATCGGACGCACCACCACCTGGCCGTCGCGGACGACGGGGCGATCCTCGATGCGGTGGAGGCCGAGCACCGCCGACTGCGGCGGGTTGATGATCGGGGTCGACATCAGCGAACCGAACACCCCGCCGTTCGAGATGGTGAAGGTACCGCCCTTCATCTCGTCCATCTTGAGCGTGCCGTCCTTGGCGCGCTTGCCGAAATCGCCGATCGTCTTTTCGACCTGCGCGACGCTCATCTTGTCGGCGTCGCGGATGACGGGAACGACGAGGCCCTGCGGTGCCGAGACCGCGACCGAGATGTCGGCATAATCGTGATAGACGATCTCGTCGCCGTCGATCTGGCCGTTGACGCTGGGCACGTCCTTGAGCGCCATGCAGGCGGCCTTCACGAAGAAGCCCATGAAGCCGAGCTTCACGCCATGCTTCTTCTCGAACAGCTCCTTATACTTCGTGCGCGCTTCGATGACCGCGGTCATGTCGACATCGTTGAAGGTGGTGAGCAGCGCGGCGGTGTCCTGCGCTTCCTTCAACCGCTTGGCGATCGTCTGGCGCAGGCGGGTCATCCGGACGCGCTCCTGTGAACGCTCGCCACCGGCGGTGGCGGGGGCGGCAACAGGCGCGGGGGCTGCGGCGGGGGCCGGGGCAGGCGCTGCGGCCTTGCCCGATGCGGCGGCGGTAACGTCCTCGCGGGTGATGCGACCGTCCTTGCCCGAACCCTTCACCGTCGCAGGGTCGACACCATGTTCGAGGATCGCGCGGCGAACCGACGGTGACAGCGCGGCGGCGTCGAGCCGGGCGGGTGCTTCGGCCGGCGCAGCAGGCGCAGGCGCGGCTTCCGGCTGGGGAGCCGCAGCCGGTGCGGGTGCGGCGGGTGCGGCAGCCTTTGGTGCCGCAGCGGCGCCGTCGCCGGCATCGATCGAGCCGATCACCGCGCCGACGTTCACCGTGTCGCCGGCATTGACGCTGTGCGCGCCCATCACCCCGGCGGCGGGTGCGTTCACCTCGACCGAGACCTTGTCGGTTTCGAGGCTGGCGACGGGCTCATCGGCGGCGACGGCGTCGCCGGGCTGCTTGAGCCATTCGCCCAGGGTCGCTTCGGTGATCGATTCACCCAAGGTCGGCACGAGGATTTCGGTAGCCATCAGTCTTCCTTTCGCGACCCCGCAACCGCGGGGCGTGAGAATAGTCAAATCGTTCAGCCGGCAGCCTTGCCGGCGGTGCGTTCGTCTTCGGTCTTGCGCGCGCGGCGGATTTCCTCGCGCACGCTATGGCCAAGCGCATCGGCGACCAACGCGCCTTGCTCGGCCTGGTGCCGCTTCATCAGCCCGGTGGCGGGCGATGCCGCCGCGGTGCGACCGGCATAGCGCGGACGCGAAGGCGCGCCGGCGACTTCGCCCAGGCATTCCTCGATGAACGGCTCGACGAAGAACCATGCGCCCATGTTCTTGGGCTCTTCCTGTGCCCAGACGACCTCTTCGAGATTGGTCATGCGCTCGAGGCGCTTGACCAGCGGCTCGCCAGGGAAGGGGTAGAGCTGTTCGAGGCGGACGATCGCGGTGTTCTTGTCGCCGGCGGCGTCGCGCGCCTCGATCAGGTCATACGCGACCTTGCCGGTGCAGAGGACCAGCCGCTTCACATCGGCGTCTGCCGGCGGGGTGGGGTCCGACAGGATGCGCATGAAGTGGCTCGCACCCTGGAAGTCCGACGCCTTCGACACTGCCATCTTATGCCGCAGCAGCGACTTGGGGGTCATCACTACCAGTGGCTTGCGGAAATTGCGGTGCATCTGGCGGCGCAGCAGGTGGAAATAGTTCGCCGGCGTCGTGCAATTGGCGACCTGCATATTGTCCTGTGCGCACATTTGCAGGAAGCGCTCGGGACGTGCCGACGAATGCTCGGGGCCCTGGCCCTCATAGCCGTGCGGCAGCAGCAGGACGAGGCCGTTGGCGCGCAGCCACTTGGCTTCTCCGCTAGCGATGAACTGATCGATCATGATCTGCGCACCGTTCATGAAGTCGCCGAACTGCGCCTCCCACAACACCAAGGTCTTGGGGTCGGCGAGCGCGAAGCCATATTCGAAGCCGAGCACACCATATTCGCTGAGCGGCGAGTCGAGCACCTCGAAGCGGCCATGCGGGATGTCCTTGAGCGGCACGTAGCGATGCTCGTCGGTCTGATCGACCCACACTGCATGCCGCTGGCTG
The genomic region above belongs to Sphingomonas qomolangmaensis and contains:
- a CDS encoding arsinothricin resistance N-acetyltransferase ArsN1 family B produces the protein MIAIRAAEASDAAAIAAIYAPFVIGGTVSFETEAPDTRAMRARIAASDGYYPWLVATNGGEGGGGVLGYAYAGRWRDRPAYRYVVETSIYMAGEAQQRGTGRLLYEALIDTLRAQGFTQAIGVLALPNDASITLHEQMGFRRAGVYREVGYKFGRWIDVGYWQCQLNDSAMPPVEPRAFKDVGVVRA
- a CDS encoding trimeric intracellular cation channel family protein produces the protein MPPALPIAPLLPLLDWFAIATFAASGAIAAARAQQTFVTAAFFALITGVGGGTVRDLLIGAPVFWVHDPLLATICLGAALLVWMTPERWWRGNTLDWLDAVGLAAYAVFGAAKAFRLGVPPVPAILMGVITACVGGIIRDVLAGEPSILMRPELYVTAAALAAGLYVGIVALGAPSIVASGVAVTAGFALRAAAIYFRLALPSYRGKR
- a CDS encoding cupin domain-containing protein produces the protein MPKLTLDAFPLTSATGYPPEYAGPVRDRWYRRLGPASGLSQFGVSHVTLKPGACSSQRHWHEGEDEFLVILSGEAILIDDAGEQVMRPGDCASFPAGEANGHMLQNRAPFDCVFVAVGGPGDTDCHYPDIDMHLAAGQGFRHKDGSSF
- a CDS encoding VOC family protein, whose protein sequence is MQAGVTGLNHITLAVSDLARSVAFYRDVLGFSVRAIWADGAYLEAGRLWLCLSHDPQTRTSPHPDYTHIAFSVADGDYAALHERLISQCPIWKVDRSEGASTYFLDPDGHKLEVHVGTLETRLSCYRKHADERVQFFDVNAPF
- the lpdA gene encoding dihydrolipoyl dehydrogenase → MAEYDFDVLVIGSGPGGYVAAIRAAQLGLRTACVEGRVTLGGTCLNVGCIPSKAMLHASELFAEASHGALAKFGVEIEGVKLNLDQMHAEKAKAVGELTGGIAFLFKKNKVEWIKGYASFEDSSTVKVGDRTITARDIVIATGSSVTPLPGVEIDNDAGIVVDSTGALALPKVPEHLVVIGGGVIGLELGSVWLRLGAKVTVVEYVDQILPGFDEEVRKESAKIFKKQGFEMKTSTKVTGVSVEGGKATVTTEPAAGGEATTIQADAVLVSIGRRPNTDKLGLDKIGLEVNQRGQIEINHDFSTKVDGVWAIGDCVPGLMLAHKAEDEGVAVAENIAGNTGIINHDVIPSVVYTMPEIAGVGLTEEGARKHGEIKVGKFPFAANSRAKTNRDTDGFVKVIADAKTDRVLGVHIISSLAGTMIAQAAQAMEFGATSEDIALTCHAHPTHAEALKEAAMAVQGKPIHI
- a CDS encoding GIY-YIG nuclease family protein — its product is MCTSWPIIGAGRPSLGVASNLVQRAFQHRNRLIVGHSDDKDCILLVWYEYHDDLQNARAHEYRMKKWKRAWKLRLIEEKNADWRDLFDDIA
- the odhB gene encoding 2-oxoglutarate dehydrogenase complex dihydrolipoyllysine-residue succinyltransferase; the protein is MATEILVPTLGESITEATLGEWLKQPGDAVAADEPVASLETDKVSVEVNAPAAGVMGAHSVNAGDTVNVGAVIGSIDAGDGAAAAPKAAAPAAPAPAAAPQPEAAPAPAAPAEAPARLDAAALSPSVRRAILEHGVDPATVKGSGKDGRITREDVTAAASGKAAAPAPAPAAAPAPVAAPATAGGERSQERVRMTRLRQTIAKRLKEAQDTAALLTTFNDVDMTAVIEARTKYKELFEKKHGVKLGFMGFFVKAACMALKDVPSVNGQIDGDEIVYHDYADISVAVSAPQGLVVPVIRDADKMSVAQVEKTIGDFGKRAKDGTLKMDEMKGGTFTISNGGVFGSLMSTPIINPPQSAVLGLHRIEDRPVVRDGQVVVRPMMYLALSYDHRLIDGREAVTFLVALKNAIEDPTRILIDL